Proteins encoded in a region of the Pseudothermotoga elfii DSM 9442 = NBRC 107921 genome:
- a CDS encoding lysophospholipid acyltransferase family protein, which produces MKKLLVTIYFLIMAVLYVFVYGSIVLFAGFLIKIFAGEKVSRRFVNGQIKLFGKNSFRWMFSSVIVHGEENIQPNCLVVANHQSLMDIPLILGYVGPMPMVAKKELARVPGVNWFVKYMGGYFLDRSNPAEGAHILKELIKTLSSGKSLLIFPEGTRSVDGSVGKFKTAIFKIAKKVHVKILPISIWGTIFLVPRRSLFLNPGRVAMLIHPPVNPEDFPNEEELARTIEETVRAGVEKLKQEVI; this is translated from the coding sequence ATGAAAAAACTTCTGGTAACAATCTATTTTCTTATAATGGCTGTTCTGTATGTATTTGTTTATGGCAGCATTGTTTTGTTTGCCGGATTCTTGATAAAAATCTTCGCTGGCGAAAAAGTTTCAAGAAGGTTTGTCAATGGCCAGATAAAATTATTTGGAAAAAATTCCTTCAGATGGATGTTTTCATCTGTTATTGTACATGGTGAAGAAAATATTCAGCCCAATTGCCTTGTTGTTGCAAATCACCAAAGCTTGATGGATATTCCATTGATACTTGGATACGTTGGTCCAATGCCAATGGTTGCAAAAAAAGAACTTGCCAGAGTTCCTGGCGTGAACTGGTTCGTGAAATATATGGGTGGTTATTTTCTGGACAGAAGCAATCCTGCTGAAGGTGCGCATATTCTCAAAGAATTGATCAAAACTCTGTCCTCTGGAAAGTCGTTGCTGATCTTTCCTGAAGGAACCCGGTCTGTTGACGGATCTGTTGGAAAGTTTAAAACGGCAATATTTAAAATTGCGAAAAAGGTACATGTGAAGATACTACCGATTTCGATTTGGGGTACAATATTTCTTGTACCCAGGCGTAGCCTCTTCCTGAACCCTGGCAGGGTGGCAATGCTCATTCACCCACCAGTTAATCCTGAGGATTTCCCTAATGAGGAAGAACTCGCCAGAACAATAGAAGAGACTGTGCGTGCTGGGGTAGAGAAATTGAAACAGGAGGTGATATGA
- a CDS encoding HesA/MoeB/ThiF family protein, with translation MFQRHSELLKDCMQKLFKSTIFVAGAGGLGCTVLSLIVRIGVKNIYLIDHGIVDEPDLNRQILYDRNDLGKSKVKVAGEKLKMINPECNLITIDKTLDEKFILPAVDIVIDCLEGFKSKLILDDLCQRKSIPLVHAGVGKFSGQVTTLMYNGGPTLKELYRGAVEEDKERQIFPPTVVLTAALQVSEMTKIICNKGDILNGKILQINLLQNHFDFLNLF, from the coding sequence ATGTTTCAACGGCACTCTGAATTATTGAAAGACTGCATGCAAAAGCTTTTTAAATCTACTATTTTTGTCGCCGGCGCTGGTGGCCTTGGCTGTACAGTTTTATCTTTAATAGTTAGAATTGGCGTGAAAAATATCTATTTGATAGATCATGGAATAGTGGATGAGCCGGATTTAAATCGGCAGATCCTCTACGATAGAAACGATCTGGGGAAAAGCAAAGTCAAAGTAGCGGGAGAAAAGCTTAAAATGATAAATCCCGAATGTAATCTGATTACAATTGATAAAACTTTGGATGAAAAATTCATATTACCAGCTGTTGATATTGTTATAGATTGCCTCGAAGGATTTAAAAGCAAATTGATCCTGGATGATCTGTGCCAGAGAAAATCTATTCCACTTGTTCATGCTGGTGTTGGCAAATTCTCCGGGCAAGTGACGACATTGATGTATAATGGTGGACCGACGCTGAAAGAACTTTATCGAGGAGCTGTTGAGGAGGATAAGGAAAGACAGATTTTCCCGCCCACCGTAGTTTTAACAGCAGCTCTTCAAGTAAGTGAAATGACAAAGATTATTTGCAATAAAGGAGATATACTAAACGGGAAGATTTTGCAAATTAATCTGTTGCAAAATCACTTTGATTTTCTGAATCTCTTTTAA
- a CDS encoding bifunctional nuclease family protein: MRRAWIKALVLDKAHNSPVVILGIEGTNKVVPIWIGACEANALAINLEGLEFPRPLTHDLIVNILDALDARLEKAIIHSVKDNVYHATLVIRDLTFVETEDEEGSDEHALIEIDARPSDSIVLAVKKGVPIYVSNEIVEEHAIDLQIPEDSSDEEFKKFVESLDIDKFREMLKDEPDEEGEEDE; the protein is encoded by the coding sequence ATGCGAAGAGCCTGGATTAAAGCTCTTGTGCTTGACAAAGCTCATAATTCACCAGTCGTGATTCTTGGAATTGAAGGAACAAACAAGGTGGTGCCAATCTGGATTGGTGCATGTGAAGCAAACGCCCTGGCAATAAATCTCGAAGGATTAGAATTTCCAAGGCCATTGACGCATGACTTGATAGTAAATATACTGGATGCACTTGATGCCCGGCTTGAAAAAGCGATAATACACTCAGTAAAAGATAATGTTTACCACGCAACACTTGTTATAAGAGATCTCACATTTGTTGAGACAGAAGATGAGGAAGGATCTGACGAGCACGCATTAATTGAGATAGATGCGAGGCCTTCTGATTCAATCGTACTTGCCGTTAAAAAAGGCGTGCCAATATATGTGAGCAACGAAATAGTTGAGGAGCATGCCATAGATTTGCAAATACCCGAAGACAGCTCTGATGAAGAATTCAAGAAATTTGTCGAAAGTCTGGATATAGACAAGTTCAGAGAAATGCTCAAGGATGAGCCAGATGAAGAGGGAGAAGAAGATGAATAA